A section of the Agrobacterium tumefaciens genome encodes:
- the tsaB gene encoding tRNA (adenosine(37)-N6)-threonylcarbamoyltransferase complex dimerization subunit type 1 TsaB, with translation MIVLALDTSGVDCSACVYDSASDKVLGDVCETIGKGHAERLMAVIDGALQQAQLPLQQIERIAVTIGPGSFTGIRVGVAAARGFALSLGVDAVGVTTLETIALHHLLENPGHPVAVGLDAKRGEAYLQTFAADGSPLREAVLLSLDDAKAALSGFDGAVIGSAAPLFAGQESGSGPDHFPIAAVARAGARKPAGQPKPAPLYLRGPDARPQTGFALARRDVA, from the coding sequence ATGATTGTTCTCGCACTCGACACGTCAGGTGTTGATTGTTCCGCCTGCGTTTATGACAGTGCCTCCGACAAGGTGCTCGGCGACGTGTGCGAAACGATCGGCAAGGGCCATGCCGAAAGGTTGATGGCCGTCATCGACGGTGCCCTGCAGCAGGCGCAATTGCCGCTGCAGCAAATCGAGCGCATTGCTGTGACCATCGGTCCTGGGTCCTTTACGGGCATCCGGGTCGGTGTCGCGGCAGCGCGAGGTTTTGCTCTGTCGCTTGGCGTCGATGCGGTTGGTGTCACCACGCTCGAGACGATCGCTTTGCATCATCTCCTCGAAAACCCGGGCCACCCCGTGGCGGTAGGGCTCGATGCGAAACGTGGCGAGGCCTATCTCCAGACATTTGCAGCCGATGGATCGCCGCTCCGTGAAGCGGTCCTGCTTTCTCTCGATGATGCAAAGGCGGCTCTTTCGGGTTTCGATGGCGCCGTCATCGGCTCGGCCGCACCGCTCTTTGCAGGGCAGGAAAGCGGCTCGGGCCCGGATCATTTTCCGATTGCCGCTGTCGCTCGAGCCGGTGCCCGCAAACCGGCTGGCCAGCCCAAACCCGCGCCGCTTTACCTGCGTGGACCGGATGCCCGGCCACAAACAGGTTTTGCGCTGGCACGCCGGGACGTTGCCTGA
- a CDS encoding universal stress protein — protein sequence MVSTRLSRMEGHRRKFLAVIDDTPECERAVHYAGRRAKNSNGGLVLLYMIPEGDFQQWLGVEQIMRAEAREEAEATLAKIAQKVRETIGIEPESVIREGSATEQIHGLIEEDRDIAILVLAAGSTKEGPGPLVSSIAGRGAAFPIPVTVLPDTLSDEEIDALC from the coding sequence ATGGTTTCAACACGGCTGTCGCGTATGGAAGGGCATCGCCGCAAGTTTCTCGCTGTAATCGATGACACACCGGAATGCGAAAGGGCCGTGCATTATGCCGGTCGTCGCGCCAAGAATTCCAATGGCGGTCTGGTACTGCTTTACATGATCCCGGAAGGCGATTTCCAGCAATGGCTGGGTGTCGAGCAGATCATGCGGGCCGAAGCGCGTGAGGAAGCGGAAGCCACCCTCGCCAAGATCGCCCAGAAGGTACGCGAAACGATCGGCATCGAGCCGGAATCCGTCATTCGGGAAGGCAGCGCCACCGAGCAGATTCACGGGTTGATCGAGGAAGATCGCGATATCGCCATTCTGGTATTGGCTGCCGGATCAACGAAAGAAGGGCCGGGACCGCTGGTTTCCTCCATCGCCGGACGTGGTGCGGCCTTCCCGATCCCAGTCACCGTTCTACCCGACACCTTGTCGGATGAGGAAATCGACGCACTTTGCTGA
- the miaB gene encoding tRNA (N6-isopentenyl adenosine(37)-C2)-methylthiotransferase MiaB, producing MTQETLGLEAPPVNAREGANSRKVFIKTYGCQMNVYDSVRMSDALAKDGYVQTEDMGEADLVLLNTCHIREKAAEKVYSALGRLRDMKKSREEQGREFMIGVAGCVAQAEGEEILRRAPAVDVVIGPQTYHRLPDALKRVRGGERVIETEYAVEDKFEHLPVAEKSTLRTRGVTAFLTVQEGCDKFCTFCVVPYTRGSEVSRPVRQIVDEAMKLVDAGVREITLLGQNVNAWQGEGAKGEKWGLAELLYRLAEIPRLARLRYTTSHPRDMDDRLIGAHRDLRILMPYLHLPVQSGSDRILKAMNRRHTGEEYIRLIDKIRSARPDIAMSGDFIVGFPGETARDFEDTMAMVETVKYAQAFSFKYSTRPGTPGADLTDQVDEDVKAERLERLQALLLRQQKEFAESLVGKTMDVLLEKPGRMPEQLIGRSPWLQSVNLDAKNLKIGDIVNVRITATGPNSLFAEVAGS from the coding sequence ATGACCCAGGAAACGCTTGGCCTCGAAGCCCCACCCGTGAACGCCCGTGAAGGCGCAAACAGCCGCAAGGTTTTCATCAAGACCTATGGCTGCCAGATGAACGTCTACGATTCCGTCCGCATGAGCGATGCGTTGGCGAAGGATGGGTACGTTCAGACGGAGGATATGGGCGAGGCGGATCTGGTTCTCTTGAACACCTGTCACATCCGCGAAAAGGCAGCAGAGAAGGTTTACTCCGCGCTCGGCCGTCTGCGAGATATGAAAAAGTCGCGCGAAGAGCAGGGCCGCGAATTCATGATCGGTGTTGCCGGCTGTGTGGCGCAGGCGGAAGGCGAGGAAATTCTGCGCCGTGCCCCCGCCGTCGACGTCGTCATCGGACCGCAGACCTATCACCGCCTGCCGGACGCCTTGAAGCGCGTGCGCGGTGGCGAGCGTGTCATCGAGACGGAATATGCGGTCGAGGATAAGTTCGAACACCTGCCGGTCGCGGAGAAATCCACTTTGCGCACACGCGGCGTCACCGCGTTCCTGACGGTCCAGGAAGGCTGCGACAAGTTCTGCACTTTCTGTGTCGTGCCGTACACCCGCGGTTCGGAAGTATCCCGGCCTGTGCGCCAGATCGTCGATGAAGCGATGAAGCTGGTGGATGCGGGCGTGCGTGAAATCACGCTGCTCGGCCAGAACGTCAACGCCTGGCAGGGCGAAGGCGCGAAGGGCGAAAAATGGGGCCTTGCCGAACTGCTTTACCGTCTGGCGGAGATTCCCCGGCTCGCGCGGCTTCGTTACACCACCAGTCACCCGCGTGACATGGATGATCGCCTGATTGGCGCGCATCGCGATCTGCGCATTCTCATGCCCTATCTGCACCTGCCGGTACAGTCGGGCTCTGACCGCATCCTGAAGGCGATGAACCGCCGTCACACCGGTGAGGAATATATCAGGCTGATCGACAAGATTCGCTCCGCCCGCCCTGATATCGCCATGTCCGGGGACTTTATTGTGGGTTTCCCCGGTGAGACCGCTCGCGATTTCGAAGACACGATGGCGATGGTCGAAACGGTCAAATACGCGCAGGCCTTCTCGTTCAAATATTCGACCCGCCCCGGCACGCCGGGCGCCGATCTGACCGATCAGGTCGATGAGGACGTCAAGGCCGAGCGGTTGGAAAGATTGCAGGCGCTGTTGCTGCGGCAGCAGAAGGAATTTGCGGAGTCGCTCGTCGGAAAAACGATGGATGTGCTGCTGGAAAAGCCCGGTCGCATGCCTGAACAGTTGATAGGTCGCTCTCCGTGGCTGCAATCCGTGAATCTTGATGCAAAGAATTTGAAAATCGGTGACATTGTTAATGTACGAATCACCGCAACGGGTCCAAACAGCTTGTTTGCCGAGGTGGCAGGGAGTTAG
- a CDS encoding GNAT family N-acetyltransferase: protein MFDDYLSWKPYFEIVPMQHEDCAAVADLHALRFPRPWNDGEFSGLLTQGSVFGAVARQTNAFFSKPLGGFILAREVAGEAEILTVAVSEKFARAGLGWRLMQSAIREAMMRGAETMFLEVDNNNASAVGLYRKLGFKTVAERKAYYTAKDGSKSTALVMRRDLR, encoded by the coding sequence ATGTTTGACGATTACCTGAGCTGGAAACCCTATTTCGAGATCGTGCCGATGCAGCACGAGGATTGCGCTGCCGTGGCGGACTTGCATGCCCTGCGCTTCCCGCGTCCCTGGAATGATGGAGAGTTCTCAGGCCTGCTGACTCAGGGCTCGGTTTTCGGCGCTGTCGCCCGCCAGACTAACGCTTTTTTCAGCAAGCCGCTGGGTGGTTTCATATTGGCGCGTGAAGTGGCCGGCGAGGCGGAAATCCTCACCGTTGCGGTGTCGGAAAAATTCGCGCGCGCCGGTCTCGGCTGGCGGCTGATGCAGTCGGCCATCCGCGAGGCGATGATGCGTGGCGCCGAAACCATGTTCCTCGAGGTGGATAATAACAACGCCTCTGCCGTCGGACTTTACAGGAAGCTGGGTTTCAAGACGGTTGCGGAACGGAAGGCCTATTATACGGCGAAGGATGGATCGAAGTCGACGGCGCTTGTCATGCGCCGCGATCTTCGCTAG
- a CDS encoding Fur family transcriptional regulator, which translates to MTDLSKTLEELCAERGMRMTDQRRVIARVLQESADHPDVEELYRRSSAVDPRISISTVYRTVKLFEDAGIIERHDFRDGRSRYETVPEEHHDHLIDLKNSVVIEFHSPEIEALQEKIAREHGFKLVDHRLELYGVPLKPEER; encoded by the coding sequence GTGACAGACCTTTCGAAAACGCTGGAGGAGCTCTGCGCCGAGCGCGGCATGCGCATGACGGACCAGCGCCGCGTCATCGCCCGTGTTCTTCAGGAATCGGCGGATCATCCCGATGTCGAGGAGCTCTATCGCCGTTCCTCCGCCGTCGATCCACGCATCTCGATTTCCACGGTCTATCGAACGGTCAAGCTGTTCGAAGATGCGGGGATTATCGAGCGGCACGATTTTCGCGACGGTCGCTCGCGTTACGAGACGGTTCCAGAAGAACATCATGATCATCTGATCGACCTCAAGAACAGCGTCGTGATCGAATTTCACTCGCCCGAAATCGAGGCGCTTCAGGAAAAGATCGCCCGCGAGCATGGCTTCAAGCTGGTGGATCACCGTCTGGAACTTTACGGCGTGCCTCTGAAACCCGAAGAACGCTGA
- the ybeY gene encoding rRNA maturation RNase YbeY yields the protein MTALDIQISVEAEGWSSEEDLSAFASKVLDAAVDFLKRKEDQPFPKMPVELSLVFTDDENIREINAEWRDKDKATNVLSFPAFPLEPGGMPGPMLGDIVIARETVEREALELDKSFEDHLTHLLVHGFLHLFGYDHMDEEEAEEMESLETRILAVLGLSDPYAGQEPL from the coding sequence ATGACAGCTCTGGATATTCAAATCAGCGTGGAGGCCGAAGGCTGGTCCTCGGAAGAGGACCTGTCTGCCTTTGCGTCAAAGGTGCTGGATGCGGCGGTCGATTTTCTGAAGCGGAAAGAGGATCAACCCTTTCCGAAAATGCCGGTCGAACTCTCGCTGGTCTTCACCGACGATGAAAATATCCGGGAAATCAACGCCGAATGGCGTGACAAGGACAAGGCGACCAACGTCTTGTCTTTCCCTGCTTTTCCGCTGGAACCGGGCGGAATGCCGGGCCCGATGCTGGGCGATATCGTCATCGCACGTGAGACGGTTGAGCGCGAGGCTCTTGAACTTGACAAGAGTTTCGAGGATCATCTGACCCATCTTCTCGTTCATGGGTTCCTGCATTTGTTCGGTTATGACCACATGGATGAGGAAGAAGCGGAAGAAATGGAGTCGCTTGAGACTCGCATTTTGGCGGTGCTTGGCCTATCTGATCCCTACGCGGGTCAAGAGCCGCTTTAA
- a CDS encoding NifU family protein: MFIQTEATPNPATLKFLPGKVVLESGTAEFLNPSQAQASPLAERLFTIPGVTGVYFGFDFITVTKDDAEWQHLKPAILGSIMEHFMSGRPIMGTAIAAEVSDEEGEFFEEGDETIVATIKELLETRVRPAVAQDGGDITFRGFRDGTVFLNMKGACSGCPSSTATLKHGVQNLLRHFVPEVLEVEAV; encoded by the coding sequence ATGTTCATTCAGACGGAAGCGACGCCGAATCCCGCTACGCTCAAGTTCCTGCCTGGCAAGGTGGTGCTGGAAAGCGGGACCGCTGAGTTTCTCAACCCCTCGCAGGCGCAGGCCTCGCCGCTCGCTGAAAGGCTCTTCACCATTCCGGGTGTGACCGGCGTCTATTTCGGTTTCGACTTCATCACCGTTACCAAGGATGATGCCGAGTGGCAGCATCTGAAGCCTGCCATTCTCGGCTCTATTATGGAACATTTCATGTCCGGCCGGCCAATCATGGGCACGGCGATTGCGGCCGAAGTTTCGGACGAGGAAGGTGAGTTCTTCGAAGAGGGTGACGAAACCATCGTCGCCACCATCAAGGAACTGCTGGAAACTCGCGTCCGCCCTGCCGTGGCGCAGGATGGCGGCGACATCACGTTCCGCGGTTTCCGTGATGGTACGGTGTTCCTGAACATGAAGGGCGCCTGCTCGGGTTGCCCATCCTCCACCGCCACGCTGAAGCACGGCGTTCAGAACCTGCTCCGCCATTTCGTGCCGGAAGTGCTCGAAGTCGAAGCGGTATGA
- a CDS encoding lysophospholipid acyltransferase family protein: MMWLRTAYIAVVLLVVTLVLLPLQLLGLAFNWHLRRRIPRIWHRIACHVLGIRVHVHGDLERAKPLMLAVNHASWKDILVLGSIADVVFIAKTEVRDWPVFGWLARLQKSIFVQREQKRSTGAQVSEIASRMADGEIVVLFPEGTTSDGNRVLPVKSSLFGAASTAADQVPGKLVYVQPVAIAYTRVQGMSMGRYHRVIAAWPGSITLVPHLLGIIKAGNIDVDVTFGDSIPFHNTDNRKRLTTDITSTIRSMLAFSLRGGWRD; the protein is encoded by the coding sequence ATGATGTGGTTGCGCACGGCCTATATTGCGGTCGTTCTCCTGGTCGTCACGCTGGTCCTGCTGCCGCTGCAACTCCTGGGGCTTGCGTTCAATTGGCATCTGCGCCGCCGCATCCCACGCATCTGGCACCGCATCGCCTGCCACGTCCTCGGCATCCGTGTCCATGTCCATGGCGATCTCGAGCGCGCAAAGCCGCTCATGCTGGCAGTGAACCACGCCTCGTGGAAGGATATCCTCGTTCTGGGCAGCATCGCCGATGTGGTGTTCATTGCCAAAACCGAGGTGCGGGACTGGCCGGTCTTCGGCTGGCTCGCTCGGTTGCAGAAAAGCATTTTCGTTCAGCGGGAGCAGAAGCGCAGCACCGGCGCCCAGGTCAGCGAGATTGCCAGCCGCATGGCGGACGGGGAAATCGTCGTCCTGTTTCCGGAAGGCACGACGTCGGACGGAAACCGCGTGCTCCCCGTCAAATCTTCGCTGTTCGGCGCAGCTTCCACCGCAGCCGATCAGGTTCCCGGAAAGCTGGTATACGTCCAGCCCGTGGCGATTGCCTATACCCGGGTGCAGGGCATGTCCATGGGACGCTACCACCGCGTCATTGCCGCCTGGCCGGGCAGCATCACACTCGTGCCGCATCTGCTCGGTATCATCAAGGCGGGCAACATCGATGTCGACGTGACATTCGGCGACAGTATCCCCTTTCACAACACGGACAACCGCAAGCGCCTCACAACCGATATCACGTCTACAATCCGCTCCATGCTGGCATTCAGCCTGCGCGGCGGCTGGCGCGATTAG
- a CDS encoding PhoH family protein — MNAHELVSNSSRQPRPAATDANHFVLTFENNRIAGELFGQFDQNLKLLEQRLNIDARPRGNSVAITGDVVSTNQARRALDFLYERLLKGGAVELSDVEGAIRMAVAADDQLTLPTMERKAKISMAQISTRKKTISARTPTQDVYMRALEQSELVFGVGPAGTGKTYLAVAHAAQLLERGAVDRIILSRPAVEAGERLGFLPGDMKEKVDPYLRPLYDALYDMMPGDKVERAIQAGVIEIAPLAFMRGRTLANAAVILDEAQNTTTMQMKMFLTRLGENGRMIVTGDPSQVDLPRGVKSGLVEALQILTEVEGVSVVRFKDVDVVRHPMVARIVRAYESHTAVPDESLLKGD, encoded by the coding sequence TTGAACGCACACGAATTGGTATCAAATTCATCGCGCCAGCCACGCCCAGCCGCGACCGACGCCAATCACTTCGTCCTCACGTTCGAGAATAACAGGATAGCGGGAGAGCTATTCGGTCAGTTCGATCAGAACCTGAAGCTCCTGGAGCAGCGCCTCAATATTGACGCCCGCCCCCGCGGCAACTCCGTCGCCATCACCGGCGATGTGGTTTCCACCAACCAGGCCCGTCGCGCGCTTGATTTCCTTTATGAGCGTTTGCTTAAAGGTGGCGCCGTCGAGCTTTCTGACGTGGAGGGGGCAATCCGCATGGCCGTCGCAGCTGACGACCAGCTGACGCTGCCGACCATGGAGCGCAAGGCGAAAATTTCCATGGCGCAGATTTCAACGCGTAAGAAGACCATTTCGGCACGGACGCCCACGCAGGACGTCTATATGCGAGCGTTGGAACAATCCGAACTCGTATTTGGTGTTGGCCCCGCTGGCACGGGCAAGACCTATCTGGCTGTGGCGCACGCGGCGCAGCTTCTGGAGCGTGGCGCGGTCGATCGCATCATCCTTTCGCGTCCGGCCGTCGAAGCGGGCGAGCGTCTGGGCTTCCTGCCCGGCGACATGAAGGAAAAGGTCGATCCGTATCTCCGCCCGCTTTACGACGCGCTGTATGACATGATGCCGGGTGACAAGGTGGAGCGCGCCATCCAGGCGGGTGTCATCGAAATTGCGCCGCTCGCCTTCATGCGTGGTCGCACACTCGCCAACGCCGCGGTCATTCTGGACGAAGCCCAGAACACGACGACGATGCAGATGAAAATGTTCCTGACACGCCTTGGCGAAAACGGCCGCATGATTGTGACCGGTGACCCAAGCCAAGTGGACTTGCCGCGCGGCGTGAAGTCCGGCCTCGTGGAAGCCCTGCAGATCCTGACGGAGGTGGAAGGCGTGTCCGTTGTGCGGTTCAAGGATGTGGATGTTGTCCGTCACCCGATGGTGGCGCGCATTGTCCGGGCCTATGAATCCCATACGGCCGTGCCGGATGAGAGCCTGCTGAAGGGCGACTGA
- the lnt gene encoding apolipoprotein N-acyltransferase, with protein MERLAGRLMLASGMSRALIAIAAGAIGALALPPFGFFAALFLSFTLLVWLIDGCTAKPGGGLFNRALPAFGIGWCFGLGYFVAGLWWLGNALLLEADEFAWALPLAILGLPAFLALFYGFAVAAANLLWSDGLGRIAALAAAFGLTEWLRSFLATGFPWNAIGYGIMPIPVMMQSVHLLGLFSITTLAVFIFAAPALIATKKGMAPGLAIAGLLLAGHVGYGLYRLQTPAETPADALTVRIVQPSIDQSRKMLNGDRAEIFAEHLRLSALPPGDGKKRPDIIVWPETSVPFILTQNPDALTEIAKTLDDGQVLFTGAVRMEDQGAGRPPRYYNSVYAIDSQGEIIGAADKVHLTPFGEYVPFENVLREFGINNVIALPGGFSAASSRTSLTLPSGKRFYPLICYEIIFPGEMTPELQGATAILNVTNDGWFGDTPGPYQHFLQARIRAVETGVPVIRGANTGISAVIDPYGRIVAGLDYGQVGTIDATLSGGSRDAIGYDTHRTYFWLIFSLMMIVAAGGAWSFARGRN; from the coding sequence ATGGAGCGTCTTGCAGGCAGGTTAATGCTGGCCAGCGGCATGAGCCGCGCGTTGATCGCGATCGCCGCCGGCGCGATCGGGGCGCTCGCCCTACCACCATTCGGTTTTTTTGCCGCACTGTTCCTGTCTTTCACACTGCTTGTCTGGCTTATCGATGGTTGCACCGCAAAGCCTGGTGGTGGCCTCTTCAATCGCGCCTTGCCGGCCTTCGGTATAGGCTGGTGTTTCGGCCTTGGTTATTTCGTGGCCGGGCTGTGGTGGCTGGGCAATGCGCTGCTTCTCGAAGCAGATGAATTCGCCTGGGCTCTGCCGCTTGCCATCCTCGGCCTGCCGGCATTTCTGGCGCTGTTTTACGGTTTTGCGGTTGCGGCTGCCAATCTCCTCTGGTCCGATGGCTTGGGCCGCATTGCGGCGCTGGCGGCTGCCTTTGGTCTGACGGAATGGTTGCGTAGTTTTCTGGCGACCGGCTTTCCCTGGAACGCCATCGGCTACGGCATCATGCCTATTCCTGTCATGATGCAATCTGTGCACTTGCTGGGGCTTTTCAGCATAACGACGCTTGCCGTCTTCATTTTTGCCGCGCCGGCGTTGATTGCGACGAAAAAAGGCATGGCGCCGGGTCTCGCAATTGCTGGCCTCTTATTGGCGGGTCATGTTGGTTACGGCCTTTACCGCCTACAGACACCGGCCGAGACGCCGGCGGATGCGTTGACCGTCCGCATTGTCCAGCCGTCCATCGATCAATCGCGCAAGATGCTGAATGGTGACCGCGCGGAAATCTTCGCAGAGCACCTGCGACTATCCGCGCTGCCACCGGGAGACGGCAAGAAGCGCCCCGACATCATCGTCTGGCCGGAAACCTCTGTCCCGTTCATCTTGACGCAGAATCCAGACGCGCTGACGGAAATCGCCAAAACGCTTGATGATGGCCAAGTTCTGTTTACCGGCGCCGTCCGAATGGAGGATCAGGGCGCCGGGCGACCACCGCGCTATTACAATTCGGTCTATGCGATCGATAGTCAGGGGGAGATCATCGGAGCGGCCGACAAGGTGCATCTGACCCCCTTTGGTGAATATGTTCCCTTTGAGAATGTGCTGCGCGAATTCGGTATCAACAACGTCATTGCCCTGCCGGGTGGCTTTTCCGCTGCGTCATCCCGCACGTCGCTGACCCTGCCATCTGGGAAGAGGTTCTACCCGCTGATCTGCTACGAGATCATTTTTCCCGGCGAGATGACACCCGAGCTTCAAGGGGCAACAGCGATCCTGAATGTGACCAATGATGGCTGGTTTGGCGATACGCCTGGGCCCTATCAACATTTTCTACAGGCACGCATACGGGCTGTTGAAACGGGTGTCCCGGTGATTCGCGGTGCCAATACCGGCATCTCGGCCGTCATCGACCCCTATGGCCGCATCGTTGCTGGTCTTGACTATGGTCAAGTCGGCACTATTGACGCCACCTTGAGTGGTGGGTCTCGTGATGCTATCGGTTACGACACACATCGGACGTATTTCTGGTTGATTTTTTCTTTGATGATGATTGTTGCGGCGGGCGGTGCGTGGAGTTTTGCGCGCGGCCGGAATTGA
- the trpS gene encoding tryptophan--tRNA ligase, whose product MNAFKPLVFSGVQPTGNLHLGNYLGAIRKFVALQEDNDCIYCVVDMHAITAQLVHSDLKAQTRSIAAAFIASGIDPVKHIVFNQSAVPQHAELAWVFNCVARIGWMERMTQFKDKSGKNTEQVSLGLLAYPSLMAADILVYRATHVPVGDDQKQHLELARDIAQKFNIDFGDHIRKTGLGLDITVGDEPVHAYFPMVEPLIGGPAPRVMSLKDGTKKMSKSDPSDLSRINLMDDVDAISKKIKKAKTDPDALPSELEGLKGRPEAENLVGIYAALSDKTKADVLAEFGGQQFSTFKPALVELAVNVLAPVNNEMRRLLDDPTHIDAILSQGGERARAIAEKTMNEVRDIIGFLR is encoded by the coding sequence ATGAACGCATTCAAGCCGCTGGTTTTCTCGGGCGTCCAGCCGACCGGCAATCTGCATCTCGGCAATTATCTGGGCGCGATCCGCAAATTCGTGGCGTTGCAGGAAGATAATGACTGCATCTATTGCGTCGTTGATATGCACGCCATCACCGCCCAGCTCGTTCACTCGGACCTGAAGGCGCAGACCCGTTCGATCGCGGCCGCCTTCATCGCTTCGGGCATCGATCCGGTGAAGCACATCGTCTTTAACCAGTCGGCCGTGCCGCAGCATGCGGAACTGGCATGGGTGTTCAACTGCGTGGCGCGCATCGGCTGGATGGAGCGCATGACGCAGTTCAAGGACAAGTCCGGCAAGAATACCGAACAGGTCTCGCTCGGCCTGCTCGCCTATCCGAGCCTGATGGCTGCCGACATTCTCGTCTATCGCGCCACCCATGTTCCTGTCGGCGATGATCAGAAACAGCATCTGGAGCTTGCCCGCGACATTGCCCAGAAATTCAATATCGATTTCGGTGACCATATCCGCAAGACGGGTCTTGGGCTCGACATTACGGTTGGCGATGAGCCGGTGCATGCTTATTTCCCAATGGTGGAACCGCTGATCGGCGGGCCGGCACCGCGCGTCATGTCCTTGAAGGACGGCACCAAAAAGATGTCGAAGTCCGATCCTTCCGATCTGTCGCGCATCAACCTTATGGATGACGTCGACGCGATCTCGAAGAAGATCAAGAAGGCAAAGACCGATCCCGACGCGCTGCCGAGCGAACTGGAAGGTCTGAAAGGCCGTCCGGAGGCCGAAAACCTCGTCGGCATCTATGCAGCCCTGTCAGACAAGACCAAGGCGGATGTCCTTGCCGAGTTCGGTGGCCAGCAGTTCTCAACATTCAAGCCGGCCCTCGTCGAGCTTGCCGTCAACGTGCTTGCGCCCGTCAATAACGAGATGCGTCGTCTTCTCGATGACCCGACCCATATCGATGCCATCCTCAGCCAAGGTGGTGAGCGGGCGCGTGCCATCGCGGAAAAGACGATGAACGAGGTGCGCGATATCATCGGCTTCCTGCGCTGA
- a CDS encoding hemolysin family protein gives MNEHSARPANEGRENGEQSSSEEGSSHLRQDYNAKPRSTIWSRIARLLKPSQGERLREDLTDALMDDTEIGAAFTPEERAMLHNILRFREVRVEDIMIPRVDIDGLDQNMTIGDALILFEETGRSRMPVYDETLDDPKGMIHIRDLLAYVAKQARNKRRAGSRSVTYTEVKSPRSPRPNFDLARVDLEKTVADAGLVRKILFAPPSMLASDLLKTMQAQRTQLALVIDEYGGTDGLVSHEDIVEMVIGDIDDEHDKDEAMFSRLSADVLVADARAELTELADAIGPDFDVREHLEEIDTLGGLIFFALGRIPTKGEVVRAVPGFEFQILDADSRRIKGVRIVRDHGSEGEDDRAPEDASAVIALPAPDVRLITHQQNAE, from the coding sequence ATGAACGAACATTCTGCACGACCTGCCAATGAGGGCAGAGAAAACGGCGAGCAGTCCTCTTCGGAGGAGGGCAGTAGTCACTTACGTCAGGACTACAATGCCAAACCGAGATCGACCATCTGGTCACGCATCGCGCGGTTGCTGAAACCATCCCAGGGCGAACGCCTGCGCGAGGATTTGACCGACGCGCTGATGGACGACACCGAAATCGGTGCGGCCTTCACGCCCGAAGAACGGGCGATGCTGCACAACATCCTCCGCTTCCGGGAAGTCCGCGTTGAAGATATCATGATCCCACGGGTCGATATCGACGGTCTGGACCAGAATATGACGATCGGCGATGCGCTGATCCTCTTCGAGGAAACCGGGCGCTCCCGCATGCCCGTCTATGACGAGACGCTGGATGACCCCAAGGGCATGATCCATATCCGCGACCTCCTGGCCTACGTCGCCAAGCAGGCACGCAACAAGCGTCGGGCTGGATCGCGCAGCGTCACCTACACGGAAGTGAAGTCGCCCCGTTCGCCGCGTCCCAATTTCGATCTGGCGCGGGTTGATCTCGAAAAAACGGTTGCCGATGCGGGTCTCGTGCGCAAGATCCTCTTCGCACCGCCGTCCATGCTTGCCTCTGATCTCCTGAAAACCATGCAGGCGCAGAGAACGCAGCTCGCTCTCGTCATCGATGAGTACGGTGGCACCGACGGTCTCGTCAGCCACGAAGACATCGTTGAGATGGTCATCGGTGACATCGATGACGAGCACGACAAGGATGAGGCGATGTTTTCGCGCCTTTCCGCCGATGTGCTTGTTGCCGATGCCCGCGCGGAGCTTACCGAACTTGCCGATGCCATCGGCCCGGATTTCGACGTGCGGGAACATCTGGAAGAAATCGATACACTGGGCGGGCTCATCTTCTTCGCGCTTGGCCGTATCCCGACCAAGGGTGAGGTCGTCAGGGCCGTCCCGGGCTTCGAGTTCCAGATCCTCGACGCAGACAGCCGGCGCATCAAGGGCGTCCGTATCGTCCGCGATCACGGGTCCGAGGGTGAGGATGATCGAGCTCCGGAAGATGCAAGCGCCGTCATTGCGCTGCCGGCTCCAGATGTGCGTCTGATCACACATCAACAAAACGCGGAATAA